From the genome of Primulina huaijiensis isolate GDHJ02 chromosome 11, ASM1229523v2, whole genome shotgun sequence:
ATACATGACTCGATCATGGATAATTTATCCTTACCCACTATAAAATGATACTGAATCTGGTAGAATCGATAGGGGCGATTCTGTCACGCAGAATCGATGCACAGCATAACGTGTCAATTTTCCATTGGCTATCATAAACCGTAAGAAACCAAGAGTTGTAATCTTAGGAGAAGGAAGGGTGATTTGGTCATTTCATAGAAAGTGCTTGTCAGGAGAGGACAGTTAATTTCTGTTATATTTTCGTGTGTAGAAAGGGAGCAGCAGCAGCCGCAGCCGCGCCGGAGGGGTGAATTGGTAACTAATGAGTGAGACAGGTGCAGCAGTAACGCCGCCGGAAATGGCTGTAACGGAGCAGAAAATAGCGGAGGCGCTGACGTCCCTCCTCCGTGACGTCAACTCATTCACCTCTCTGAACGGTGTCGTTCAGATGCTGGAGGCGAAATTAGGGGTGGATTTGAGTCAGAAAATCGACTTCATTCGTAGCCAGATCCACCATTTCCTTCTATTACAGTCGCAACCTCATAACCCGCATCAGGACGGTTTTGCCCTTCACCAAACCCCTAAATTTAATCCCGTTTCATCGTCACACTTTGCCCCAAATTTCATCGTTCACCAGTCCACGGTGGATTACGGTTTTGGCTTGCCGCTCCAATCCCCGTCACTTTCCTCGCAGCTCCCGCCACCTACGTCGGTGAAGACAACTAGTGTTCCAACTGCCAACACCTCCGCCAAAGAAAGGTGGTTTTGTTAACTTTTGAAATCATATCTTTAAGAAAAAGAACACATTTTTTGTGAAGATGTTTTCTTGGTAAAGAATTTTGTCTTGCCTTTGTTGGAATTGGCTCCTCTGCTACGCACCAACCACACGGGCGTTTCATCATTTTTCTCCTTCCGTTTCAGGTTTATGTGGttgttatttttctttgtttgtaGGGCTTCTCTTATAGTCAAGCTGATTTCTTCATAatgatttcataaaaaaaacaaaaatttaggGTTTGTTTCGTACGTTGAGCGTAATGCTACATAATTGGAAACTGCATCTCCGTGATGCTTTTAACTTGATTCCATAAAGTCTCTGTTCTGTTCTGATCTTACCTAAAAGAAGGGTTTTTTAGTATGTGAACCGAATTGAACTGCAGAGCTAGGGCATGATATGGTTTAATGTTTACAAACACGCCAATACATGGACTTGTGGACTCCTAGAATCAATGCATTCCAATAATAATTTAATCTTCTTTTGAAATTGCTGATTTTCCGTTCTTTTTATAGCTTTAGAATTAGGAAATATGATGTAATGTATCATGTGTTGGCAGTGTTCCAGTTGTGCGAAAAAGAAGAGGTGGTCCAGGTGGCTTGAACAAACTGTGCGGTGTTTCTCCCGAGCTTCAAGTAATTGTTGGACAACCTACCTTGCCAAGGACTGAGGTTTTTTTTTTGCCCTATGTATTTCCATAACAAAATCCATTTTATCCTCCCATAACAGGAGTATTTTGCAGATCGTGAAACAGTTATGGGCTTACATAAGGAAACACAGCCTTCAAGATCCCAACAACAAAAGGAAGATAATTTGCAACGACGATCTCCGTTTGGTGTTTGATACGGATTGTACTGAC
Proteins encoded in this window:
- the LOC140988933 gene encoding uncharacterized protein, which codes for MSETGAAVTPPEMAVTEQKIAEALTSLLRDVNSFTSLNGVVQMLEAKLGVDLSQKIDFIRSQIHHFLLLQSQPHNPHQDGFALHQTPKFNPVSSSHFAPNFIVHQSTVDYGFGLPLQSPSLSSQLPPPTSVKTTSVPTANTSAKESVPVVRKRRGGPGGLNKLCGVSPELQVIVGQPTLPRTEIVKQLWAYIRKHSLQDPNNKRKIICNDDLRLVFDTDCTDMFKMNKLLAKHIIPLEPTKQKTQHSKIPKADVESGSKSDDPVPIVLISEALASFFGTDEREMSQAEVLRQMWEYIKLNQLEDPSNAMVITCDVKLQGLLGCESISALGIPETLSRLHLSKKS